CAAATACCACCTACATTGACATATAAACGCGGATTTGTTCTACTGTAATTCTGTAGGCGTTTTAATGAATCAGAAAGGGCGTATTTGAAGCTTCAAGTTAAGATATTTGGTGTCTTTGGTGCTAGCTCGGTTAGCATTTTAGGGCAAGAAAAGTGTTTTGTGGAGACCATGTAAAATCCGCTAACTCAACTAGATATCCTTCTCATTTTCACACGAACTGTGTGAATTCTCACTGTAAAATGCAACAACAGTTGTGTTGGTTTCACCACAATAACAAGTCTGTGTGTTTTAAGTCGGGTAAGTAACGTTATGTGGTGGTGGGTTAAAAGTTAACTGTTAGGCTGTGGTTAACTAATCTAAACTAGCTGTGTCTTAGTTGACTTTTCAAGCTCGTGTTTACTAAACCCGAGATGTAGACTTTTTTACGTGACTGACAAATCTGGAGGACAGTAAGTTTGTAGTAACATTTTCTGCTCAAATGCCTGGCCAGCTGTATTAACTTGAGTTGTAGACGCTTATGATTTTAGTCAAATCATGCGGTGGTACACACTGTAAATATGACCCATATCCAAGTTTCTCAGTAAGAAACAAACAAAGGCATTTAAAGTGTTTGGCCGTTGAGAGGAAGTCGAGGAGGAGCTTGAGTGAAATCTGACTCTGCTGGAGCTCGTGCTGATGGGGGTGGGGATCACGGGCTCGATGCGCGTACACGGGCTTTGCGGACAGGCGCATACCCTACCCATACATCACCCCAACTCTTCACATTGCGTCTCCAGCTTTACTGACACATTCTGTGTGTGAAATGAGTACGTTCCTGCAAACTCCGTTATGTTCTGCAAAGGTGTGGATTACATTTATTTCgtattaagttttttttaagcAGCATATGATACAGTATCCACCCCTGTAAGCACAACTGTTAGTTAAATTGGTTAATGATTCACCTGTCTTTGAACGAAAACCAAACACACGTGCCTTTTCCTCCATCTGTGCCATGGTGTATTAACTTAAGGCAGAATGCATAGCTTCCTTACTTTTCATAGACATTGGGCATTATATAGTCAGTTTTATCCCTGCTTTTAGTAACGAATCCACATATTTTTGAGACTTTGTGGTGGTTTGGTAGGTTCTGAGaattctgtatgtgtgtgtactggaTTTCCCCCCCCTGCCTGTTCCagttacttaattaaaatgagaTAAAGCAACACCATTTCTGAATGTTTTATTAAACAGCATTTGTGTAGTCCACTTAAATATGTACAATTGAAGgttacttaatacatttgtgttgggtctacatttaaaaaaaaatccaccaaGGCATTAAGTTAATGCAACAAAAAATTGTTTTGCATAGGACTGACTTTGGAGAGTACATGTTTAAatgaagtgttattttatgcaCACAGTAAaggcaaattattttattacttataTTGGACATTTAAGAGTTTCTGTCATTGATGTTATTAATAAGATAACCACGGGTTTTAGGATTATGCCGACTATGGTGTTTTCTGCTTCATTCATTGAGAATAGCTGTGCTAATGTAACTACAAACATCTGTTTAAATCTGTCAAAAATTAAGATTTTGTGcaaacactttatattaaaaaatagctATCTTTGTGcttatttacttaattttagTTAAGTagatttttacttttcaaaagagcattaataaaaatgttcaccacattaaatttatatttttaccgTGAGTTAATTGAATGCCTGTAATAGTTCCCATACAACACCATCCATTAAGCACTGCAGTCATGTGCATCATCAATCTTGCCAGCACTTTTAGAACGCTTTTAACGTTTTAGTTTTTGTGATTGGTGTGTAAATCCTCCTTTTGAATGTTTTTCCCGATAGACACAATGTTCTCCCACTGTTTACTTTGGGTCTTTATGCCTGAACTCGCTAAAAGGAAGTGTCTGGGTTAGTCCTTTCAGTTGTACAGAGGCTATAGTGTGTTTTcgaatataaagtcagaatgcatTGAGCCGAGCTGTATTCGGTGTGTGTACATGTGCGCAGGCTCGGGCTGTTACAGCATCTCTCATCACAGTTGACACATTGGGAGCAGATGTGTAGTATAGGATGTTCCTGGGAGCTAGCAACTAAGGTCTTTTCAAATACTCTGCACACAATAGGCAGATTTCTGAAATCGAAAGCAGGTGTTGAAACCGCTATCTAAGCTGCATGCCCCTGGTCACACCAGGCACTTAGCCCAAGCTATTTGGGTGATATTTAAATTCACATGCTGTTTGAATGCCAAGGATTACAAACAAATGCCTCAGTCTCCTCAAGCCTCCTCAGGTTTCTTTGGAGAAGGTTTGGGAGAACCTTTTGCGGTTTGTTTTGCCTTTTTTGTAGCTAGATTGTTTTAGTAACGTATATCGTATGCTTTCAATTTTGATGTGTTTGAATTACATAAGTGCATCTCAAATAAACCGTGTAATATATGATTGGCTAGTTGGAAACTGCATTCTAGGTTGGGCTTCGCACTAACTTTAATGGGAAGATTCATGTAGTATATCTATGATTAAAAAGAACAGTGAGTTTGGTCCaggctattgttttgggctgcAGACGTTAGCGTTTCCTCACTATGCTGACTCTGAAATTCTACGTGCGCATAACAGATTTGTGCGCAAGGTCCAAGTGGAACTCAAGCTTTGAGTAATGAGTGCTTATTTGCTGCTCGTTGTTGGTATCTTCTCTGCTAGAGCTTTATGAGGACTGTGCATCTTTCCTTCCCCCGCCCCCCTCCCATTTTTCCGTGTGGCCAAGTCCACCCATGTTCCACCCAGTAGAGGTACCAAAACACTCAGATTGGTTTCAGATGTGCATGTTGGCCAGGCAGTGAAAATCACAGGAATGTGGTTATTATGGTTGGGATTCTTCATACCCAAAGCCAGTCTGTCTGCGAAATTAAAGTGACTAGTTCAGCTAGAGTAAAAATCAGAAGACCTCACCCAGATGCCTTTTCACACAGCCCCTTCACATGATTGTATAACCCAGCAAATGGAACTCTGGAAAGGGTTGAGTCAGTTTGATTATCTAAATGCGTCCAGCATGTCTTCATCAGTGACGGACTAACCTGTAGTGGTTTGTTAGGTCTTATTTCCATACATCATCTCAATTTACTGTGAGCAAGAGTAGCTTGTGTGTGGGATTTCTTGGGGGCTGGGGCTCAGTTGGCACCTCACGTTGCGTGCGAAAGAGAGCAGTAATACCACAGGGGGGTTAAGGCCTGAATGCTGCTGGGTTTATCTCTCCAATTGACTCCAGATGTTGTGAACCATAGACCAAGCGACTGGCTGACTGCTGTGAAACTCTCAGCAGCCCCAGGCGGAGTGCCACAGCAGCACTGTTTTACACATCCCCTTATCAAACACTCTTTCCATGCTCTGCATTCAGAATACGGAAAGCATTCAGAATGCCTCCTAGAGGAACTGTCCTCGTTATTGGCGAATGCATATAACATAAGAGCTGACCGTGTCGTTCTGACTGTTTGACGCGGATTGAGAGATTTTTGTTTCCTTTGGTGTGTCAGTTCCGTTCTTCTCTTGGGCCAGGGGTTTGTTTTGGCACCGCTGTGTTGGTCCAGGTGAGATTTCCATTCGTAAAACTAAAGCATTCACAACACGGCCTGCTTTTGGTTTCTCTGTCGAGCTCCAGTGCAGTTCAAACGTTTTGTTGTAGTGATACAAAATAAAGATACCAGATATAGTTATATACAAAAATGGCAATGGACATTCAGTCTGTTTTTATAACAACCTTTTAATATGATTTAATTCTATAGACCTTATTCAGAGCAGAAAGCGAGGCTGTGAGGGATAGACTTAGTGGGTTTACCACTTATTTTCCACAGCTCACATTGTCTTTTTTTTGCCTACTAAAATTTCTCTGGAAGATATTTTTGCAGTATTTCGTCAGCAGAACAATccaaaaatgtgttaaaaacagttcaaCCCAGTGAGATGGAGCTGCTGTGAATAAGGTCTATTCCAATTCATTTTTTAAACCCTGGCTGTAATAACTTTatgaaatatttattcaaacttAAATTAATGACAGAGAGCAACAGGTTTATTATattaagacctaatgcacagATTTCACATCCATTTTTTTAGGGTTGCAAAGGGGCTGAATATTTCCAGTAAATATTCTGAAGAATATTTGGAAACTTTGCAACCCTAGAAATAAGTGTCTACTTCttcaatacaaaaatattttcaaaaaaaacaaaacaaataaacacattaaacaacagcacaaataaatacaatagagtTTGTAAGTTTTTTCAGGGGGTATACAGTATCAAATTTATCAGGTAAGAAATGCCacaaagtaatcaaatgtgaaataactgcatAGTCTTCATTGTAAAAAATTAGTAGTTACAgaaacaaaatagtaaaaattagtttaaaaaaaaagttacaatagTTTAGTCAAGCAGTGATTTTCATTGTCTtttttctttgattaacatGACAGACAGCAGCAGAAATATTAGGATATTGTAATTTTTGCACGTATCCAATATACTGTTACACAAACTTTGTTCCATCTCATTTATTCGTGTTCTAAAACAAAATGACCTAATTCTCACCAAGATCGGCATTTTGACACTtgtgtatttgaccatttaAGAGCAGTAAGCCACTCATTTTGGTTCTTGTGGCTCATACTGTTTAAGAGAAGGCTTTTTGCGCTCCTTATATACCATAGATCAGTGGTGCGTGCACTTTTGGTGTGAGCGTGAAGCCTACAAGAATTAGtaaaattatacacagtacaagTACTAATTAACCAGAGCGAGTGAGATGAGTGAAAGGAAGCAGGCATGTGTCAAAGTGTCAACTCGCCGTCGGAGAGAAGAGTGAGCGAGAACTCGCAGCTGGCATCGGTTTATCAATACTGCAGAAGTGGACAAATGGTGTATTGCAATCATTTCAGTATTGATGCgtattgaaatatttttggCAGCACTAGTGTCTAATTAGGTTTGTTCCATATGTTTTCATGGTGCTGGTTCCCCCATGGTCAACTTTGGCCTTGCAAGTAATACAAATTGTGaattttgtgtctttttttctCAGTGAAGAATCTTCAAGTCAACAAAATTTTTACAGGTGGCTGAGAGCGTGATCGTTATCTTTTTGTTGCTTGGATCACACGATTGGTCCAGGTCAATTCCGGTCCCTGCCTTTTCAATCGTTGCATCTCTAAAAAAGatctatatttaatataattattattaataaaagatTAGGAGGAAAAGATGCATTGAGAATTGATTTCTAATCGAATCGTTACCCTCTGAATCGAATGGAATCGTGAGACAAGTGAAGATTCACACCTCTAGATTTCCCACCACAATAAAAAGTGCAAAATCTAATTTTCTAAAAGAGATTTAATTGTcaattttatcattaattcattGTTGTATACACAAAATAGATGCTGACACAGTTGAAATGTGCTCATGAAATTCTGGTGCATTACTATTTTGTTGCCATAGTGTTAAATCTTTTGTGTTATATCTTTAAAGCCCCATTATTTCTGAATAGTTGAGGTTTATCCATAATAGACTGTGCAACACCACACACATCTGTATTCCAGTCTAGTTTTTCTTTACTTGACCTAATTCAGCTCCCGATCTTTGAGGCTGTTTTCAAGAGCCAAATCCTGACAATAGTGAATGCGCGCAAGTCTATGGAGCCGAATGCACTGGAAAGttatttttctttgaacaatTGCCAAGTCTTTGCTGCGTCATAAAGCTAAACCTCCTGCGGTGTTGTTTGAAATGGACTAACAGCTCTTGAACGTGAACAGCAAAATGTTGACGAGAGCTTGCTGAATCGCTCTGCCGAGTGACCTTTTCACATGCTGCAACATGTTTGTGTTTTGTAAGAGTTGTTTGACTGAGAGGAACAGTATGTTTTGCTAACCAACACAATGGAGAGGCATGGGCAGCCAGTTTCGGTCTCAAGGCTACATGTGAATGTTGGATGTCTCGGAGAGGGGTTGCATTCTGCCTGCTGACTTGGAGAGGGGTGTTGTGCGTCTGAATAAAGGAGGTGGGCTCGGGGCTTGTGTTATGGTAATTTCGGAGGAGGCCCCACAAAAGGGAAGGAGACCGGGGCCCCCCAGACCGAGACACTGAATTCAGTATCGTTTCAGTAGGTGTTAACTGCAGACGTTGATGGGCAATCGGGAAAGAATGTCATGTGCATATTGACGCTGTTCTGATGGTAGGGTTTCTGCCTGAGCACATTAATGAAGGTCATAAACCTTTAGCACCTCTTTTGCTAGTGAATGGCTTAGAGGAGATGGAGGTTGGGTGTTTGGACTGACACTAATAGTTCAAGCTATATTATCATGCCTTGTGATGGAAAGACTTTGTCAAATGTCATTGATTTCTATATGTATTTTTGCCTGAAATGTATCACTGTGAGTCCTAAAATATATGGGACTATTTTCTGATGGACATGACATTTGTTTCGAAACgtatataaaaatgtttctttctttaaacattttttagtccaaaataattcaaataacaGGTTTATTAGTAATATTTGCAGGAAGTTACACAGCtgtacattttgataaatatattttcacagTATAAACGACCTCATTTTTGTCAGCTAGGTATACCATGTTGTCATTTTATAGAGTTTTATTGTTAACTTTTTGTAACAAAATCTTGCCTATATTTTTTAGTGGCTGATAAATGTGCACTTTTAAAGGATAAATGGTGAAACCGCTACAATAACTCCTAAATTCCTGAATGATCACAAAGACCTTTGATTTCCTGTAGCACTGTTTATTGTTCACCATGTGTCTTTCCGGGGAGTATCATGAGAGACCTGCAGATAATAAGAGTAGCTGTGTGTAGTGCGGCACATCCTGCCTCGCTCTTTCATCCCAGCTGCAGTCAGGTTAAGAGACAGAGAGCTTTCAGTCCGAACACTGGGGCTTGTGTGTCCTGCATGCTGGACTTCTCTGGAATGTGTTTGAGCTGTGTTTGACTatatgagagagaaagagagttgGCACTGCAAATGTTAAATTAACCatgttgctgtgtgtgtgtgtgtttcagattagGAAGCTGTGCTTAGCTGTGAGAGAATCATGGCTACCCAATGTGAGTAGTTCTAACATTTATGCAAAAAATATACTTTACTATAACAATCATGTAGAACagttcaaatacttttttttgctTAAATTAATCATTAACTCATtgtgtaatgtttttatttgcagCTGACTTGATGGAGCTGGACATGGCCATGGAGCCGGATCGCAAGGCTGCGGTCAGCCACTGGCAACAGCAGTCTTACCTGGACTCAGGTATCCACTCTGGGGCCACAACAACTGCCCCCTCCCTGAGCGGCAAGGGCAACCCAGAGGATGATGATGTGGATAACCAGGTGCTATATGAGTGGGAGCAAGGCTTTAACCAGTCCTTCAACCAGGACCAGGTAGCAGGTATGTGGTGATTTTATCATCTTGTGTGTTATAGAATATGTTtaggggtaaaaaaaaaagtgaggtagagttaaaaaaaacaacaacccttgaatgttaaaatcactCGATTATAGTCATAGACATAACAGGACAAGACAGTTGCTTGATGTAGTCCTCTGCTTCTCTGTAGACATTGATGGTCAGTACGCCATGACCAGAGCCCAGAGAGTCCGGGCGGCCATGTTCCCTGAGACTCTAGATGAGGGCATGCAGATACCTTCCACACAGTTCGACTCTGCTCACCCGACCAACGTCCAGCGCCTGGCCGAGCCCTCGCAGATGCTCAAACACGCCGTGGTCAACCTCATCAACTACCAGGACGATGCAGAGCTAGCCACCCGCGCCATTCCAGAGCTCACCAAACTACTGAATGATGAGGATCAGGTTGGAAGCAAGATAGATTGTCAAGAACAGCCAGTGCTTTGACACTGAGAGTGTGCTAATGgcttgttttcttctttttccacCAGGTGGTGGTTAATAAGGCAGCTGTGATGGTGCATCAGCTCTCTAAGAAGGAGGCCTCTCGTCATGCCATCATGCGATCCCCACAGATGGTGTCAGCCATTGTGAGGACCATGCAGAACACTAGTGATGTAGAAACGGCCCGCTGCACCTCCGGCACCTTGCACAACCTTTCCCACCACAGAGAAGGCCTGCTCGCCATCTTTAAATCGGGAGGCATCCCTGCCCTCGTCAAAATGCTTGGGTTGGTTCTCATTCATGCTCTATTTTTAAGCAGACGTGCATCAACCATAATGCGGGTGTATATCCTTTGAATCGGGCAAGTTGTAGTGTGTTGGAATTGAAGGACCAGCAGGCTGAGTCATACTGAAACCCGCTCTGTGTGCTTCAGCGTGAATCCCATTATTTATCTGTAGTTTGGCGCTAATTAAATCTGCTGTGGTCTCCTCAGCTCCCCGGTGGACTCTGTACTGTTTTATGCCATTACGACTCTACACAACCTGCTACTGCACCAGGAAGGAGCCAAGATGGCCGTCCGTCTGGCCGGGGGCCTGCAGAAAATGGTGGCcttgttaaataaaacaaatgtgaAATTCCTCGCCATCACGACAGACTGCCTTCAGATTCTGGCATACGGAAATCAGGAAAGCAAAGTAAGAAGCAAAAACTTCTCAGAACTAGGCACATCACAGCATGGTGCTTGGCCAACTTCACACCTGTTTATggagtgttttttctttttctctcaaTCTTACATCACTCATTCTAGCACTGCAGCAAAATACCTCTGCTCTATTTAGATTTAAAGTATTCTTTATTTGCATCTTGATTCTCTGCACTGAATGTCTGACTATATAATAGGGCtgcacaagtgttttttttttatataaatgcagCACTAATATTTATAGTTGTCTTAATTTCTTTTTCAAGCATTAAAGCATTGAGCTGGAAAGCCACTCGCTTAGAGCTGGTTTCTCATTCCAAGTTGAGAAGATGGTTGTGGCATGTTTCCTATTTACTCATTACAAGCAACTCAATCTCAAGGCACATGCAGCTCTGAAACATTGAAAACACTagattgtgtgtgtaaatgagcATATTTCCACAGTTCACTCTAAAACATGCAGTACATATTAAATGATATCAGTCTTTGCGATTTAGATAATCGCACTAAGCTGTATTATGATTACGgtttaatttaattaacatgCAGCCCTACTATATTACTTGTAGTACTCATTTCTGCTCTGGTGTTTTCCTGGGTTTGTGTATCCTGGgtaatttattaacaaagttACACTGGTTTGAGCTGTGCAGTGTAGACTGCAAAATGTCAACTTGGGTAAACTGAGTAAACACATGCAATCTGCTTTTCTTTTCAGCTTATCATTCTGGCCAGCGGAGGCCCACAGGCTCTGGTCAACATCATGAGGACCTACACCTATGAGAAACTATTGTGGACCACCAGTCGAGTGCTCAAAGTGCTGTCTGTTTGCTCCAGTAACAAACCTGCCATCGTTGAGGCTGGTGAGACCATTTGTCTTTGATTAAgagtgtactcacactaggtgCTCTGAACCGTGCCTGAGCGCGTTTGAGCCCCATAGCCAGGTTCGTTTGACAAGTTTGAGCGCTCCGTTCCGTGCCCTGGCGCGGTTCGTTTGGCCGGCCATGACCTGCTTGGAAGAGGTGGGCTCGAGCGTGGTtcgcatgcagtgtgagcgctaacTGCGCCAGAGCATGGAACAGCTGTGCACTACTGTCATCATTATGACAGCAAACACCAAATGATTACTACTTGGATACACTTTCTGGATTAAATCAAGTATATATTTAGGTTTTTAACAGTCCTAGTTCTCACCTTATTGATGAACTATCATTTGTACTTTGCGAATAAAGCTGCAAATTCCTCCATCAAAGTCAGCTACCTCTAATAATCTTCTGATACGTGCAGTCCAATCAAGTCAAAATTGCTGCGGGTCATAAATGATAAATCTATAAGGCAGTTTATTAGTGAAAGCTCTTCTTCAAAACAAAAAGTTGCATTGTGAATGACGTAAGCGCGCTACGGCCAGTACGTTAAGTGTAAGTGTGAGCGCAGGCCTTCAGGGGAGTAGGGAGGGGGGACAAGCGTGCTCGGACATGGTACGAGACAACtgtgcctagtgtgagtacaacTGTAGTTCAGCACATTATAGTGGAAGGTTGATGATTTTAGGATGGTTTAAACATGGAAGCTTCGTGTCTGTTTTCAGGTGGCATGCAAGCACTCGGCCTCCATCTCACAGACCCCAGTCAGCGACTGGTACAGAACTGCTTGTGGACTTTGAGGAATCTTTCAGATGCCGCCACCAAACAGGTACAGATCCGCCCCGTCTCTTTCCCTCAGCTCTTTTACGCTGTCTTCTGTTCTTCCTACATGAGCCCTCTCTTTCTGTCTCCCCATTGTTTCCATGGAGAAGACGTCTTTAGCAGAAGTAGATGTGCAGGTAACAGTCATTCCTGCCTTTGTCTGTGGTGGGGGTTGGGGGCTGTAGCCAGCTCTGACCCCACACAGTTAGGACATCAAATTGTGAAAGAACAGTGTCGATGGAGCATGAGCGGATGCTACATTTGGTTGTAATGCCTGCGCTATGTGTACATTTCACCCTGCTGTTGTTGTGAATTCTTGAATTATCAAAACATTTCTGGAATGATTTTGTGTATTTAACCGTTTACCCACTCATGGTAGGCTTACAACCTCATGTAACGTGTAGTAAAATGTTACGAATGGCTGTGGCTGGTCGTGTGCGGGACTAAAAAAAATCCTGGATC
This DNA window, taken from Pseudorasbora parva isolate DD20220531a chromosome 7, ASM2467924v1, whole genome shotgun sequence, encodes the following:
- the ctnnb1 gene encoding catenin beta-1 isoform X2 → MATQSDLMELDMAMEPDRKAAVSHWQQQSYLDSGIHSGATTTAPSLSGKGNPEDDDVDNQVLYEWEQGFNQSFNQDQVADIDGQYAMTRAQRVRAAMFPETLDEGMQIPSTQFDSAHPTNVQRLAEPSQMLKHAVVNLINYQDDAELATRAIPELTKLLNDEDQVVVNKAAVMVHQLSKKEASRHAIMRSPQMVSAIVRTMQNTSDVETARCTSGTLHNLSHHREGLLAIFKSGGIPALVKMLGSPVDSVLFYAITTLHNLLLHQEGAKMAVRLAGGLQKMVALLNKTNVKFLAITTDCLQILAYGNQESKLIILASGGPQALVNIMRTYTYEKLLWTTSRVLKVLSVCSSNKPAIVEAGGMQALGLHLTDPSQRLVQNCLWTLRNLSDAATKQEGMEGLLGTLVQLLGSDDINVVTCAAGILSNLTCNNYKNKMMVCQVGGIEALVRTVLRAGDREDITEPAICALRHLTSRHQDAEMAQNAVRLHYGLPVVVKLLHPPSHWPLIKATVGLIRNLALCPANHAPLREQGAIPRLVQLLVRAHQDTQRRTSMGGTQQQFVEGVRMEEIVEGCTGALHILARDIHNRIVIRGLNTIPLFVQLLYSPIENIQRVAAGVLCELAQDKEAAEAIEAEGATAPLTELLHSRNEGVATYAAAVLFRMSEDKPQDYKKRLSVELTSSLFRTEPMTWNETGDLGLDIGAQGEPLGYRQDDPSYRSFHSGGYGQDPMGMDPMMEHEMGGHHPGPDYPVDGLPDLGHAQDLIDGLPPGDSNQLAWFDTDL
- the ctnnb1 gene encoding catenin beta-1 isoform X3; this translates as MATQSDLMELDMAMEPDRKAAVSHWQQQSYLDSGIHSGATTTAPSLSGKGNPEDDDVDNQVLYEWEQGFNQSFNQDQVADIDGQYAMTRAQRVRAAMFPETLDEGMQIPSTQFDSAHPTNVQRLAEPSQMLKHAVVNLINYQDDAELATRAIPELTKLLNDEDQVVVNKAAVMVHQLSKKEASRHAIMRSPQMVSAIVRTMQNTSDVETARCTSGTLHNLSHHREGLLAIFKSGGIPALVKMLGSPVDSVLFYAITTLHNLLLHQEGAKMAVRLAGGLQKMVALLNKTNVKFLAITTDCLQILAYGNQESKLIILASGGPQALVNIMRTYTYEKLLWTTSRVLKVLSVCSSNKPAIVEAGGMQALGLHLTDPSQRLVQNCLWTLRNLSDAATKQTSLAEVDVQEGMEGLLGTLVQLLGSDDINVVTCAAGILSNLTCNNYKNKMMVCQVGGIEALVRTVLRAGDREDITEPAICALRHLTSRHQDAEMAQNAVRLHYGLPVVVKLLHPPSHWPLIKATVGLIRNLALCPANHAPLREQGAIPRLVQLLVRAHQDTQRRTSMGGTQQQFVEGVRMEEIVEGCTGALHILARDIHNRIVIRGLNTIPLFVQLLYSPIENIQRVAAGVLCELAQDKEAAEAIEAEGATAPLTELLHSRNEGVATYAAAVLFRMSEDKPQDYKKRLSVELTSSLFRTEPMTWNETGDLGLDIGAQGEPLGYRQDAVSSDLNEPAL
- the ctnnb1 gene encoding catenin beta-1 isoform X1, whose amino-acid sequence is MATQSDLMELDMAMEPDRKAAVSHWQQQSYLDSGIHSGATTTAPSLSGKGNPEDDDVDNQVLYEWEQGFNQSFNQDQVADIDGQYAMTRAQRVRAAMFPETLDEGMQIPSTQFDSAHPTNVQRLAEPSQMLKHAVVNLINYQDDAELATRAIPELTKLLNDEDQVVVNKAAVMVHQLSKKEASRHAIMRSPQMVSAIVRTMQNTSDVETARCTSGTLHNLSHHREGLLAIFKSGGIPALVKMLGSPVDSVLFYAITTLHNLLLHQEGAKMAVRLAGGLQKMVALLNKTNVKFLAITTDCLQILAYGNQESKLIILASGGPQALVNIMRTYTYEKLLWTTSRVLKVLSVCSSNKPAIVEAGGMQALGLHLTDPSQRLVQNCLWTLRNLSDAATKQTSLAEVDVQEGMEGLLGTLVQLLGSDDINVVTCAAGILSNLTCNNYKNKMMVCQVGGIEALVRTVLRAGDREDITEPAICALRHLTSRHQDAEMAQNAVRLHYGLPVVVKLLHPPSHWPLIKATVGLIRNLALCPANHAPLREQGAIPRLVQLLVRAHQDTQRRTSMGGTQQQFVEGVRMEEIVEGCTGALHILARDIHNRIVIRGLNTIPLFVQLLYSPIENIQRVAAGVLCELAQDKEAAEAIEAEGATAPLTELLHSRNEGVATYAAAVLFRMSEDKPQDYKKRLSVELTSSLFRTEPMTWNETGDLGLDIGAQGEPLGYRQDDPSYRSFHSGGYGQDPMGMDPMMEHEMGGHHPGPDYPVDGLPDLGHAQDLIDGLPPGDSNQLAWFDTDL